A window of Massilia sp. NR 4-1 genomic DNA:
CCTGTCGCCGCAGAACCAGCAGGCCATCCGCAGCCTGCCGGGCGTGGCGCGGGCCGATTTCATGCGCCTGCGCTCCGTGTCGCTGGCCCCCGACCGCGCCAATGTCATGCTCATGGCGCGCAATATCGATGAAGGCCATCTGGACAAAGCCATGGTGCTGACCAGCGAGGTGCAGATCCAGCCTGCGGGCCGTAAGTTGCCGCCGGTCTGGGTCTCGGAGGCAATGGCCGATTTGTATGGCGCCAAGCCGGGCGGCGTGCTTACCCTGCCGCTGCAAGGCCGGCCGCATGAATTCTTCGTCGGCGGCATCTGGCGCGACTACGCGCGCTCCACCGGCGCGGCAATAATCCAGCTCAGCGACTACCGCGCCATCACCGGCGATATGGAAGTCTCCGGCTCGGCCATCTGGCTGGAAAAAGGCGCCAGCGCCGCCATGGTGCAGCAGCGCCTGAAAGCCCTGGACTTCGGCGGCGCACTGGAAGTGACCTCGCCCGGCGAACTGCGCGCCCTGAGCCTGAAAATCTTCGACCGCAGCTTTGCCGTCACCTATCTGCTGGAGGCCATCGCCATCGTCATCGGCCTGTTCGGCGTGGCCGCCACCTTCTCGGCCCAGACCCTGGCGCGGGCGCGCGAATTCGGCATGCTGCGCCACGTCGGCCTGACGCGACGGCAAATCCTCGGCATCCTGGCGCTGGAAGGCGGCACGCTGACGGCACTGGGCATCGCCACCGGCTTTGTGCTGGGACTGGCCATCAGCGTGATCCTGGTCTACGTCGTCAATCCCCAATCCTTCCACTGGAGTATGCAAATGCACTTCCCCTGGACCCTGCTGGCCAGCGTGGCGGGCGCCTTGCTCATCGCCGCCGCGCTGACCGCCCTGTTCGCGGGCCGCCAGGCCTTGTCGGGCGGCCCGCTGCGCGCCGTGCGGGAGGACTGGTGATGAAGTTTTTGCTGGCCTTCATCCTCTTGCTAGCCAACGCCGCCGCGCTGGCCACGCCGCCCCCGTTCACGCCCGTCACGCCGCTGGGCGCGGGCAAAACCCTGGACTTCCCGCACGATTTCGGCGCGCATCCCGGCTTCAAGACCGAGTGGTGGTACGCGACCGGCTGGCTGACCACGGCCGACGGCAAGGCGCTGGGCTACCAGGTCACGTTCTTCCGCAGCGCCACCGGCCACGATCCGGACAATCCCAGCCGCTTCGCGCCGAAACAGCTGGTGATCGGCCATGCCGCCCTGTCCGATCCGGCCATCGGCAAGCTGCTGCACGACCAACGCAGCGCGCGCGAGGGCTTCGGACTGGCTTTCGCCAAGGAAGGCAATACCGACGTCAAGATCGACAACTGGCGCATGCAGCGCGGCGCGGATGGCAATTATCAAGTCGACATCGATGCCGCCGACTTCAGCCTCCATCTGCAGCTCGCGCCCAGCCAGAAACCCCTGCTGCAGGGCGAGAACGGCTTCTCGCGCAAAGGGCCGCAACCGCTCCAGGCTAGCTATTACTACAGCGAGCCGCAGCTGCGCACCAGCGGCAGCATCAAGGCCAAGGACGGTGCGGTGCGCGCGGTCAGCGGCGTGACCTGGCTCGATCACGAGTGGTCCAGCCAGGTGCTCGACGAGAATGCGGCGGGCTGGGATTGGGTGGGCATCAATCTGGACGACGGCGGCGCCCTGATGGCTTTCCAGATCCGGAGCAAGGGAAAAGGCGGCGCAAGTGGTAAACTATGGGGCCACGCGACATGGCGCGACGCATCCGGCAGGATCACGCACTATGCGCCGGAACAGGTCAGCTTTACCCCGCAAGCGCGCTGGCGTTCGCCGCGCACCGATGCCGAGTATCCCGTTGCCACCCAGATCGCCACCGGCAGCACGCTGTGGCAGGTCGCGCCCTTGCAGCAGGACCAGGAACTGGATTCGCGCCGCTCGACGGGTTCGGTGTACTGGGAAGGCGCGGTGACGGTCAGCCGCGACGGCAAGCCGGTCGGCCGCGGCTACCTGGAATTGACGGGCTATGTCCGTCCGATGAAGTTATAAAGACGCTTACTAACAATACTGCGAACACAATGAGCAACAGCAACACAGCCAATACGGCCACGAACAACGCAGCGAGCAAGCCGCAGTCCGAAGCACGCGAACTAAAGAAAGGCAGCCTGGCCGCCCTCAAAGGCCTGGCGCCTTTCCTCAAGCCCTATCTGCGCCAGTTCGCCATGGCCGGCGTCGCCCTGGTGGTGGCAGCCAGCGCCACCCTGGCGATTCCCTACGCGTTCAAGCAGATGATCGATCTGGGCTTCGGTTCGCACGCGGGCGTGCACAGCGCCGAGCATGTGAACCTGGTGTTCCTGGCCCTGTTCGCGGTGGCCAGCGTGTTGGCTTTGGCGACGGCGGCACGCTTCTACACCGTGTCCTGGCTGGGCGAACGCGTGACGGCCGATATCCGCGCCGCCGTATACCGCCACGTGGTGCAGCAAAGCCCCGAATTCTTTGAAACGACGCAGACCGGCGAAGTCCTGTCGCGCATCACCACCGATACCACCCTGATCCAGTCGGTGGTCGGCTCCAGCATTTCGATTGCGCTGCGCAATGTGCTGCTCTTCCTGGGCGGCCTGGTGATGCTGTTCGTGACCAGCCCCAAACTGTCCTCCATCATCATCGGCCTGCTGGTGCTGACCGTGCTGCCGATCATGATGTTCGGCCGCCGCGTGCGCAAGCTGTCGCGCGACTCGCAGGACCGGGTGGCCGACGCCTCGGCCATGGCGGGCGAGATCCTGAACGCCATGCCGACCGTGCAGGCCTTCACCCACGAGAAACAGGAAACCGCGCGCTTCAGCGCCTCGGTGGAAGACGCCTTCAAGACCGCGATGAACCGCATCCGCGCCCGCGCCATGCTGACCATGCTGGCTATCGTGCTGGTATTCGGCACCATCGTCTTCGTGCTGTGGCTGGGCGCGCACGCCGTGCTGGAAGGTTCGATGACGGGCGGCGATCTGGGCCAGTTCATTCTGTATGCCTCCATCGTGGCGGGTGCCATCGGCGCCCTGTCCGAGGTGATGGGCGAGGCGCAGCGCGCCGCCGGCGCCACCGAGCGCCTGCTGGAGCTGATGTCGGTCAAGTCCGAGATCCAGTCGCCGGCGCATCCGCTGGCACTGCCGCCGCGCGCGGCCAACGGCGCGGCCCTGAGCCTGCAGGATGTCAGCTTCTCCTACCCTTCGCGTCCCGAAACCAAGGCGCTCTCCCAGCTCGCGCTGGAAATCAAGCCCGGCGAGACCGTGGCCGTGGTCGGCCCTTCCGGCGCGGGCAAGACCACGCTGTTCCAGATGTTCCTGCGTTTCTACGATCCGCAGCTCGGCGCCATCCGCCTCGACGGCGTGGACATCAAGCAGCTCGACCTGGAAACCCTGCGCGGCGCCATCGGCATCGTGCCGCAGGATACGGTGATCTTCTCGGCCGACGCGATGGAAAACATCCGCTACGGCCGCGCCGACGCCAGCGACGAGGAAGTGATCCAGGCCGCCAAGCTGGCAGCCGCCCACGAATTCATCGAGCGCCTGCCGAACGGCTACAAGTCCTTCCTCGGCGAGCGCGGCGTGCGCCTGTCGGGCGGACAGCGCCAGCGCATCGCCATCGCGCGCGCGCTGCTGAAGAATCCGCCCCTGCTGCTGCTGGACGAAGCCACCAGCGCCTTGGACGCGGAATCCGAGCGCCTGGTGCAAAGCGCGCTGGAAGCGGCCATGGTGGGCCGCACCACCATCATCATCGCCCACCGTTTGGCCACGGTGCAGCGCGCCGACCGTATCATCGTCATGGAAGACGGCAGGATCGTCGAAACCGGCAACCACCAGTCGCTGGTGGCGCTGGGCGGCATCTATGCCAACCTGGCGGCGCTGCAGTTCCATAACGTCCACATTACCCATTGAGCGGCTGCCCGACCATGACCGACGCCGAACTGCGACAGAACTGCCATACCGTGCTGCCGGGCCACCGCCAGCCCACGCCCGCCGAAACCTTCGCGGCCATGGCGGCATGGTGCGAGGCCAATAAGGTCGTCCACGATGTGTATGGCGAGGGCGAGCTGATTCAGTCCTTCGAACGCAAAGTGGCCGACCTGCTGGGCTTTGAGGCGGCGGTGTTCTGCATCACTGGCACCATGACCCAGGTCACGGCGCTGCGCCTGGCCTGCGCGGAACGCGGCAGCCGCCTGGTGGCCCTGCATCCGAGCGCGCATATCCTGAAACACGAGAAGGGCAACCACCAGTTGCTGGGCCATTTCGATGCGCTGCAACTGGGCGATCCCTTCCGCCCCTTCACGCTGGACGAGCTGCAAGCCCTGCCCGACCGGCTGGGCGCCGTGGCGCTGGAACTGCCCGCGCGCGAGATCGGCGGCCAGTGTCCAGCCTGGGATGAGCTGGAAGCGATCAAGACGCACTGCCGCCAGCAAGGCATTCACCTGCATATGGACGGCGCGCGGCTGTGGGAAGCCGCGGCAGGCTATGGCCGTCCCCTGAACGATGTGGCGGCGGGCTTCGACTCGGTCTATGTCTCGCTATACAAGGGCATCGGCGGCCTGGGTGGCGCCCTGCTGCTGGGCAGCGCCGCTTTCGTGGCGCGCGCCCAGGAGTGGTTCCGCCGCGAAGGCGGCAATGTCATACACCGCACGCCGTATGTGGTGGCCGCCGCCATGCAGTTCGATGCGCGCCTGGCTGCGCTGCCTGCCTGCATGCGCCGCACCGAATGGCTGTACGGCGCGCTGGCCGGTTTCCCGCTGTTCGAGCTGAATCCGGCGCGGCCGCAGGCGAATATGCTGCACATCCATCTGCCGGTCAGCCGCGAGCGGGCACTGGAAATCCGCAACCATATCGCCGAACGGCATGGCATCTGGCTGTTCAACCGCGCCGCGCATTCGGTGCTGCCGTCGCACAGCTATGTGGAATGGTATGTGGGCGACAATATGCTGTCGCTGGCCGACGAACGCGTGCTGGAAGCCTTGAATCTGTGGCATGCGGCGCTGGGCGAAGGAGTTGCGGCATGAGCTTCGCCTCCCTCGCCCTGATCGATCCCCTGCTGCGCACGCTGGAAGAACTGGGCTACGACACGCCCACGCCAGTGCAGAAGCAGGCCATCCCCGCCGTACTGGCGGGACGCGACCTGCTGGCGGCCGCACAGACCGGTACCGGCAAGACCGCCGGTTTCGCCCTGCCACTGCTGCAGCGCCTGACCATGGACCCGGCGCAGGCCGGTGCGCATGCGGTGCGCTGCCTGGTGCTGGTGCCGACGCGCGAGCTGGCGGAGCAGGTATACGAGAGCTTCCGCAAATACGGCGGCAAGCTGCCGCTGCGCTCTTACGTCGCTTATGGCGGCGTGCCGATGGAGCCGCAGATCGCCAAGCTGCGCAAGGGCCTCGACGTGCTGGTGGCAACGCCTGGCCGCCTGCTCGACCTGCACCGCCAAGGCGCCCTGCTGCTCGATCAGTTGCAAACCCTGGTACTGGACGAAGCCGACCGCATGCTCGACCTGGGCTTCTCGCGCGACCTGGACGCGGTGTTTGCCGCCGTGCCGAAGCAACGCCAGACCTTGCTGTTCTCGGCCACCTTCTCGGACGCCATCCGCGGCATGGCGGCGGGACTGCTGCGCGACCCGCTCTCGATCCAGGCCAGCCCACGCAATACCACGGCCAAGGCGGTGCGCCAGCATGTCATCACCACCGACAAGAAATCCAAGCCGGAGCTATTCCTGCATCTGCTGCACAAGCGCGGCTGGGGCCAGGTCATGGTCTTCGTGAAAACCCGCAAAGGCACCGACCAGCTGGTGGCGACGCTGCAGGCGGCCGGCGTCAGCGCCGACGCCATCCACGGCGACAAGCCGCAGCCGGCCCGCCTGCGCGCGCTGGAACGCTTCAAGGCCGGACAGGTGCAGATCCTGGCGGCCACCGACGTGGCGGCACGCGGCCTGGATATCCAGGCGCTGCCGCTGGTGGTCAATTTCGACCTGCCGACCGTGGCCGAGGATTATGTGCACCGCATCGGCCGTACCGGCCGCGCGGGCGCCGAGGGCGAGGCCATTTCGCTGGTGTGCGCCGATGAAGTGGAGCTGCTGCGTGCCATCGAAACCCTGATCCGCCAAGTGCTGCCGCGCACTGAGGAAGACGGCTTTGAAGCCGACCACCGCGTCCCCTCCACCGGCACGCCGGCTACCCAGGCGGACGGCAAGCAGCGTTCCGGCGCAGCCAAGCAAGGCAGGCCTGGCACCGCGGCACGGCCTGCCCAGGGTGCAACCGGAACAAATGGCAAGAATGCGCGTCCGGCGCGGCAGGAATCCACGCAGCAGCGGCCATCAGGCCCGGTTGCTTCACAGGCGCGCAGCAAGCCAGTCCAGGCGCCACCGGCACGCGCGCTGCCTGGCGGCGGCGGAACCGGCGGCGCGGCGCGGAACGCCCGTGGCGTGGCCGCAAACGGCCCGGCGGCACGCGCGCTCCCGCAAGGCAAAGTCGTCGTCGCGGGAGGACGCGGTGTGAAATCGGCGGCGAAGGCTGCGGCCAAATCCGCCGCATCGCCGTCCGGCGCGCGCGCCAAGACTGGCGGCCGGCCAAGCAAACGCTAAGAATATGATGGGCCGCAAGCGCGGCCCGGCAACACTCGGAGAATTGAATGAAGCAGTATCTGGAACTGATCCAAACCGTAATCGACCAAGGCAGCTGGCAGGACAACCGCACCGGCATCCGCACCCTGAGCATGCCGGGCGCAATGATGCGCTTCGACCTGAAAGAAGGTTTCCCTGCCGTCACCACCAAGAAGCTGGCCTTCAAATCCGTGGTCGGTGAGCTGTGCGCCTTCATGCGCGCCTCGCGCAGCGCCGCCGATTTCCGCGCCCTGGGCTGCAAGGTCTGGGACCAGAACGCCAACGAAAACCAGCAGTGGCTAGACAACCCTTATCGCGCAGGCCTGGACGACCTCGGTCCCGTGTACGGCGTGCAGTGGCGCCAATGGCCCGGCTACAAGCTGCTGGATGCGGACCAGGGCGAGCAGATCGCCGACGCGCTGCGCAACGGCTTCCGCCAGGTCGCGCCGCTGGAAGAAGGCGGCATCAAGAAAGTCCTGATGTACAAGGCCATCGACCAGTTGCGCGAGTGCCTGGACACCATCGTCAACAACCCATCCAGCCGCCGCATCCTGTTCCATGGCTGGAATCCAGCGGTGCTGGACCAGGTCGCCCTGCCCGCCTGCCACCTGCTATACCAGTTCATCCCCAATCTGGGCACGAAGGAAATCTCTCTCTGCCTCTATGTGCGCAGCAACGACCTGGGCCTGGGTACGCCGTTCAACCTGGCCGAAGGCGCGGCCCTGCTGGCCCTCGTCGGCCGCCTGACCGGCTACACGCCGCGCTGGTTCAGCTACTTCATCGGCGACGCCCACATCTACGAGAACCATATGGAGATGGTGCAGGAACAGCTCAAGCGCGAGCCGTTCCCGGCGCCGCGCCTGCTGATCGCCGACCGCGTGCCGGATTTCGCCAAGACCGGCAAGTACGAACCGGAATGGCTGGAGAAAGTCGAGCCTTCCGACTTCAGCCTGGAAGGCTACCAGCACCACGCGCCGATCACGGCACCGATGGCGGTTTGACCGGCGCTTTGGCGGCGCCTTGCAGAATCTGGATGCCCAGGTCATCCACTCCCGACTCCACATTGGACAGGATGAATACGCCGCGGCGGTTCTTGCTATCGAAGGCGATGAAGCTGGCGTAGCCGCCAGTGCCGCCGTTATGCCATAGCAGTTTGACACCCGGCAATGCTGCCGGCAGCCAGCCCAGCAGCTGCTGCCGTGACTGGGCACGCAGCAGCGCCGCTTTCAACGGCGTCTCGTCCGGATTCAGGTTCGCGGCCATGAAGCGCAGCATATCGTTCCCCGATGAGCGCAAACCTCCGGCACCGGCCAAGACGTCAAAGTCCCAGTTCAAAACGGGTTCGCGCGACTCCGAATGGCCGGTCGCGAGCCTGGCCTGCTGGCTCGGCGACAGGGCAAGCACCGTGTCCAGCATTTGCAAGGGCTCCACCACCCGCTGCCGCACCAGGGTCGCGTAATCTGTACGCGCACGCTGCGCCAACGCATGGCCGAGCAATCCCACGCCGACATTGGAGTATTCCACCGTGGCGCCGATCTCTCGCTTCAGCCGATGGTCGGCCAGAAAACCATACAGATTTTGCTCGGTATAGTCGACATAGGGGTTCTCCATACTGGCCGGCGCAAAATTATCCGGCAGGCTCGGCAGGCCCGAGGTGTGCTGCGACAGATTGAGCAAGGTGATTTGCTTGTTGCCGCGGCGCGGCACCGATACCTGCTCCGGCAGCAGTTGGGTCACCGGATCGGTCACTGCCAGCTCGCCCTTTTCGGCCATATCGGCCAACGCAATGGCGGTGAAGACCTTGGTGATCGAGCCGATTTCAAACACCGTCTCGCCATCCACCGGACGGCCATCTTTCAGGCGCGTTACGCCGTGGCTGACGATGCGCCGTCCATTCTCGTCAATCAGGCCGACCACCATCCCGACACCGCGCTTTTCCACATCGATGCGCTGTTGCAGCAGCGCCTGGACCTCGGCGTCATTGAAGGCTGCCAGCGCCGAAGCCTGTACGCCCCAGACCATGGCGAACGCCACCAGCACCTTGTCCAGCGGGCGGCAGATCCGCCTGTCTTCCACGCTCATCTCTCGCATAAGAACTCCATTCAGGGCTGCATTGACGCGACCAGATCCCCGAAGTACTGCGGTTCACGGGTTTGGAAGAGCCGATACCAGGCTTCCAGGGTTTCCGGTTTGAAGACGCCAAGCAGACCGATAACCTCGCGCGCGAACTCCAGCGGCGCCAGGCCGGAGGCGGTAATCAGGTTGGCGTCGCGCCAGGCCGGTGCTTCCTGATAATGGGCGGCGCCGGCGTATTCGGGATAGGAGGCCAGCAAGTTGTCCTTATTGTTGGCGGTATGCGGACGATGGTTGAGCGCCCCGATGCGTGCCAAACCATCGGCGCCGCCACAGATCGCGGCCACATTCCGCCCTTCCGCCAGCGCGGTCCCGGCGAAATGCAGAAAGGGATCGCCGTGCTGCGGGTCTTCCCACAACTCGCTGCCTGGCAGTACCAGCAGATCGTTCTCGTCCAGGCTCAGCTCCGGCAGCACCAGGTCCGGCTTGATTTCCATGCCGCCCATGGTGCGGATGGGAGAAGGCGTCAGGCCTACTTTCAGAATCTCGCAATCGGTTTCCGGGTTGCGGAAAAACCGTTTGCTGTACAGCTCCGCCGTCAGATAAGCGATTTCCCAATCCGCCAGGGTGTCCAGCACTGCCAGATAAACTTTCATGGCATTTCTCCTATTTTGTCGAAAAGTCACTATACCTTAGCTCGCAAAAAGAAGAATGAAGCGCAACTGAAGAAAAAAGGCCGCCCGAAGGCGGCCTAAAAGCAGCAGCACAACAACGCTTAAAATTCTTCCCAATCCTTTTCCGCAGCCTTCACGCCGGCGGTGGCGCGCTTGCGGGTCTGCGGCTGGATGGGTGCGGCGGCCGACGGTGCGGGCAGCGCCGCAGTCTTGGCGGGCCGCGCTTTGGCGGCGGCCGTGCTCAACGCTTGCGATGCAATGGCGGCGGCCGCGCTGTAGGTGCGCGCCGCTTCGCCATCGAGCTTGAACACGCTGACGATTTCGCTCAGGCCCTTGGCCTGATCCTGCAAGGCGCCCGCCGCCGCGGCAGCTTCCTCCACCAGGGCCACATTCTGCTGGGTGATGTCGTCCATCTGGCCGACGGCCTTGTTGATCTGTTCCAGGCCGTGGGTCTGCTCCTGGCTGGCCTGCGTGATCTCGCCCATGATATCGGTGACGCGCTGGATGCTGGCCACCACTTCCTTCATCGTCGCGCCGGCCTGGTCGACCAGGCGCGCACCGCTGCCTACCTGGTTTACCGAATCGTCGATCAGGGTCTTGATTTCCTTGGCGGCGGCGGCCGAGCGCTGGGCCAGATTGCGCACCTCGGACGCCACCACGGCAAAGCCGCGTCCCTGTTCGCCGGCGCGCGCCGCTTCGACAGCCGCATTCAATGCCAGGATATTGGTCTGGAAAGCGATGCCGTCGATGACGCCGATGATGTCCACGATCTTGCGCGAGGAACTGTTGATCGAACCCATGGTCTCCACCACCTGGGACACCACGTCGCCGCCCTTGATCGCCACTTCCGAGGCCGAAACGGCCAGCTGGTTGGCCTGGCGCGCGTTGTCTGCATTCTGCTTGACGGTGGAGGTCAGCTGCTCCATCGAGGACGCGGTCTGCTCCAGCGAGGACGCCTGCTCGCAGCTGCGGTCGGACAGGTCCATATTCCCGGCCGCGATCTGGGCCGAGGCGCTGGAAATGGTGTCGCTGCCCTGGCGCACTTCGGCCACGATCGAGGCCAGGCTGCCTTTCATCTTGCCCAGCGCCTGCAGCAGCGCGCCGATCTCATTGCGGCTGCGGCTTTCGATACGGCCGGTCAGGTCGCCTTCCGCCACGCGCACGGCAATGGTCATGGCTTCATCCAGCGGCACGGAAATGGCGCGCACCAGCACCACGCCGACCGCGCTGCTGATCAGCAGCCCCACCAGCAGCACGCCGATCACGGTATAGCTGGTATTGCGCAGATTGGCCGCCACGCTCTCCTGGTTGGCGACGGCGGTCTGTTCGTTGAATTCGGCCAGGGCTTTCAGCGCGCCGTCGCCGATGCGGTAGGACGGGTTGATATTCTTGATCAGGATACCCTCGGCGTCGTCCCAGCGGTTCTCCTGGATGGCCTGCGCGGCGGCCTTCACATAACTCACGCCCAGGCCGTTACTTTTATCGAACCAGTCCTGGGCCATGCGTTTTTCCTGGTCGGTCTTGATGCTGCCCAGATAATGCTCCCAGCGGCTCGAGGTGCGCGCCGTGATCTCGTCGATCTGGCCGAAATGCACCGACAAAGGATGGTCATGCAACTTATGCCACTCCAGTCCCGGGTTGTGCTGCAGGGCTTGCAGGATCTGGCTGCGGCTGGTTTCCATGTCCAGCCGGATGGCATTGCGCTCGGTGACGTTCTTCTGGTCGTGCAGCGTGATGTCCTGAATCAGCGATACCGAGTACGAAGAACTATAGCTGCCCAGGGCGCCGATCAGCACCATCATGCCGATCAGGATGCCGAGAGCGCCGATCACCAGGGTTTTGATTTTCAGATTCGCTAACATGACTACTCCTTTGACATTCAAGGGCGGACCGCCTGGCCCGCATCCCGGTTATTACCCTTGCAGATAAAGTTTCTGGAAAAAGCGGTGCACGCCGGCGCGCAGCTCTTCCACCTGTTCGAATTCGATGTAAGTGACGTCGCACAAATCATCGAGTTCGCGCAGCAGCGTGGTTTTGATGGGCGCGCCCTTCCACACCAAGAACAGGATAGGAGTGCGGCGGCCTTTGAATATGTGATAGCTCAATTCGAATGCACTACTCTCGCTCATACCCACGCGGATGTTGATCAGCGCGTCGGCCTGTGCCAGCAATTGCAGCCGGTGGCGGCGGAAGTTCTGCGGCGTGAAGGCTTGCTGCTGGCTTTGTTCAAAGGACTGGCGGAAGGTATCCGCGCTTTCCGCCTGCAAGCCAGTCAGGTAGTCGAATGCATGCGGCAAGCCGTTGGCGCTGTCGATCAGCTGCATGATCTCGGCCACCATGGCTTGCTGCCGCTGGTCGGATTCGGTAAAGGGCTGGCGGATGAAGAGCTTGAGCGGGACGCCGCCCACGGCCCGTTCGCGCCGCGTGGCACGGCGCTCCGGCAGTTGCAGCGTGGCCGCCGCCAGGTCGGACGGCGCCGGCTGCTGGCGCCCGGCCAGCGCCAGTGCCTGGCGCGCGGCGTCGGCACAGGCATGCATTTCCTGCAGAGAGAGCAGGGTCAGGCGCTCCGCGTGTGGCAAGGCTTCCAGCACCGCTTCCGCCGCCGCGATGGTGGTAAGCAGCACCGCGCCGCTGGACAGCGCCGTCACGCGCAGCTTGCGCGAGGCGGCGATGGCGCTGCGCTTTTCGTCCACGGTGATGATCGCCATGGCGACCTCCTTGCGCTCCAGCAGGGCCAGGATTTCTTCATCTTCCAGAGCCACCACCGGTACTTCGCCCGCCTCGATCACCATGGCGGTGACGCGGCTGGCGGCAATCTCGAAACCGGCGCCATACAGGTTGCGCGCCAGGGCCACGGCGCGTGCCTGGTCGCCGCGCCGCACGCGCAGGTAGACCCGGCCCTGGCGCGGCAGGCGCACGCCCGCGCCCAGCTGGGCCTTGAAGAAGGCCTCGCCAAAAGTCGCGCCGCTGCCCATCACTTCGCCGGTCGATTTCATCTCGGGACTGAGGATGGGATCGACGCCGGGGAATTTGGCGAACGGCAGCACCGACTCCTTCACGCTATAGCTGCCCAGCACCACCTCACCGCCGATCTTTTGCTGCGCCAGCAGCTGGCCGGCCATGCAGCGTGCCGCGATGCGCGCCAATTGCAGGCCGGTGGCTTTGGAGACGAAAGGCACGCTGCGCGAAGCGCGCGGATTCACCTCCAGCACATAGACCACATCCTGCATGCGGCCATCGACCTTGCGCGCCTGCACCGCGAACTGCACATTCATCAGGCCCACCACGTTCAGGCCATGCGCCAGGCGCTTGGTCTGGCGCTTGATCTCGATCACGGTGGCGGCGCTCAGCGAATACGGCGGCAGCGAACAGGCGGAGTCGCCGGAATGGATGCCGGCCTGTTCGATATGCTCCATCACGCCGCCAATCAGCACTTCCTCGCCGTCGCAGATGCAATCGACATCGACCTCGATGGCCTCGTCCAGGAAGCGGTCCAGCAACACAGGAGAATCGTTCGACACCTTCACCGCTTCGCGCATATAGCGCTCCAGATCGGCCCTTTCATGCACGATCTCCATGGCGCGGCCGCCCAGCACATAGGACGGGCGCACCACCAGCGGGTAGCCGATCTCCTCGGCCATGCGCACCGCATCGGCCTCGTTGCGCGCGGTGCGGTTGGGCGGCTGGCGCAGGTCGAGGGTGTCCAGCAACTGCTGGAAACGCTCGCGGTCTTCGGCCGAGTCGATCATATCGGGCGAGGTGCCGATGATCGGTACACCGTTCGCCTCCAGCTCCAGCGCCAGTTTCAGCGGAGTCTGGCCACCGTACTGCACGATCACGCCTTCCGGCTTTTCCAGCGCCACGATTTCCAGCACGTCTTCCAGGGTCAAGGACTCGAAATACAGGCGATCGGAGGTGTCGTAATCGGTGGAGACGGTTTCGGGATTGCAGTTGACCATGATGGTTTCATAGCCATCCTCGCGCAGGGCCAGCGCCGCATGCACGCAACAGTAGTCGAATTCGATGCCCTGGCCGATGCGGTTCGGGCCGCCGCCCAGCACCATGATCTTGCGCTTGCCGGTGGGCTGGGCCTCGCATTCCTCGTCGTAGGTCGAATACATATACGCGGTGCGCGTGACGAATTCGCCGGCGCAG
This region includes:
- a CDS encoding thymidylate synthase, yielding MKQYLELIQTVIDQGSWQDNRTGIRTLSMPGAMMRFDLKEGFPAVTTKKLAFKSVVGELCAFMRASRSAADFRALGCKVWDQNANENQQWLDNPYRAGLDDLGPVYGVQWRQWPGYKLLDADQGEQIADALRNGFRQVAPLEEGGIKKVLMYKAIDQLRECLDTIVNNPSSRRILFHGWNPAVLDQVALPACHLLYQFIPNLGTKEISLCLYVRSNDLGLGTPFNLAEGAALLALVGRLTGYTPRWFSYFIGDAHIYENHMEMVQEQLKREPFPAPRLLIADRVPDFAKTGKYEPEWLEKVEPSDFSLEGYQHHAPITAPMAV
- a CDS encoding DEAD/DEAH box helicase — its product is MSFASLALIDPLLRTLEELGYDTPTPVQKQAIPAVLAGRDLLAAAQTGTGKTAGFALPLLQRLTMDPAQAGAHAVRCLVLVPTRELAEQVYESFRKYGGKLPLRSYVAYGGVPMEPQIAKLRKGLDVLVATPGRLLDLHRQGALLLDQLQTLVLDEADRMLDLGFSRDLDAVFAAVPKQRQTLLFSATFSDAIRGMAAGLLRDPLSIQASPRNTTAKAVRQHVITTDKKSKPELFLHLLHKRGWGQVMVFVKTRKGTDQLVATLQAAGVSADAIHGDKPQPARLRALERFKAGQVQILAATDVAARGLDIQALPLVVNFDLPTVAEDYVHRIGRTGRAGAEGEAISLVCADEVELLRAIETLIRQVLPRTEEDGFEADHRVPSTGTPATQADGKQRSGAAKQGRPGTAARPAQGATGTNGKNARPARQESTQQRPSGPVASQARSKPVQAPPARALPGGGGTGGAARNARGVAANGPAARALPQGKVVVAGGRGVKSAAKAAAKSAASPSGARAKTGGRPSKR
- a CDS encoding ABC transporter transmembrane domain-containing protein, with translation MSNSNTANTATNNAASKPQSEARELKKGSLAALKGLAPFLKPYLRQFAMAGVALVVAASATLAIPYAFKQMIDLGFGSHAGVHSAEHVNLVFLALFAVASVLALATAARFYTVSWLGERVTADIRAAVYRHVVQQSPEFFETTQTGEVLSRITTDTTLIQSVVGSSISIALRNVLLFLGGLVMLFVTSPKLSSIIIGLLVLTVLPIMMFGRRVRKLSRDSQDRVADASAMAGEILNAMPTVQAFTHEKQETARFSASVEDAFKTAMNRIRARAMLTMLAIVLVFGTIVFVLWLGAHAVLEGSMTGGDLGQFILYASIVAGAIGALSEVMGEAQRAAGATERLLELMSVKSEIQSPAHPLALPPRAANGAALSLQDVSFSYPSRPETKALSQLALEIKPGETVAVVGPSGAGKTTLFQMFLRFYDPQLGAIRLDGVDIKQLDLETLRGAIGIVPQDTVIFSADAMENIRYGRADASDEEVIQAAKLAAAHEFIERLPNGYKSFLGERGVRLSGGQRQRIAIARALLKNPPLLLLDEATSALDAESERLVQSALEAAMVGRTTIIIAHRLATVQRADRIIVMEDGRIVETGNHQSLVALGGIYANLAALQFHNVHITH
- a CDS encoding lipocalin-like domain-containing protein, which gives rise to MKFLLAFILLLANAAALATPPPFTPVTPLGAGKTLDFPHDFGAHPGFKTEWWYATGWLTTADGKALGYQVTFFRSATGHDPDNPSRFAPKQLVIGHAALSDPAIGKLLHDQRSAREGFGLAFAKEGNTDVKIDNWRMQRGADGNYQVDIDAADFSLHLQLAPSQKPLLQGENGFSRKGPQPLQASYYYSEPQLRTSGSIKAKDGAVRAVSGVTWLDHEWSSQVLDENAAGWDWVGINLDDGGALMAFQIRSKGKGGASGKLWGHATWRDASGRITHYAPEQVSFTPQARWRSPRTDAEYPVATQIATGSTLWQVAPLQQDQELDSRRSTGSVYWEGAVTVSRDGKPVGRGYLELTGYVRPMKL
- a CDS encoding low specificity L-threonine aldolase, which produces MTDAELRQNCHTVLPGHRQPTPAETFAAMAAWCEANKVVHDVYGEGELIQSFERKVADLLGFEAAVFCITGTMTQVTALRLACAERGSRLVALHPSAHILKHEKGNHQLLGHFDALQLGDPFRPFTLDELQALPDRLGAVALELPAREIGGQCPAWDELEAIKTHCRQQGIHLHMDGARLWEAAAGYGRPLNDVAAGFDSVYVSLYKGIGGLGGALLLGSAAFVARAQEWFRREGGNVIHRTPYVVAAAMQFDARLAALPACMRRTEWLYGALAGFPLFELNPARPQANMLHIHLPVSRERALEIRNHIAERHGIWLFNRAAHSVLPSHSYVEWYVGDNMLSLADERVLEALNLWHAALGEGVAA